A region from the Fundulus heteroclitus isolate FHET01 chromosome 22, MU-UCD_Fhet_4.1, whole genome shotgun sequence genome encodes:
- the LOC118557197 gene encoding tripartite motif-containing protein 16-like translates to MEQNQLNRETFSCSICLDLLKDPVTIPCGHSYCMKCIKKHWDGEDQKGIHSCPECRETLIPRPALKKNTMLAALVEQLKKTGLQAASAHHCYAGPEDVACDVCTGRKLKAIKSCSVCLASYCEKHLQPHYVSAPFKKHKLVEPSENLQENICSLHDEVMKMFCCTDQKCICYLCSVDEHKGHDTVSAAAERTERQRELQVRRENIQQRIQDREKDVKLLQQELEAINRSADKTVENSEKIFNELIRLIQKRRSDVKQQIRSQQETEGSRVKELQEKLEQEIIELKRKDAELKQLSETEDHNQFLHNYPSLSALSESTHSSSIEIRPLSYFEDVTAAVSELRDQLQDILRDAWTNTSLRLTEVNVSLSEPEPKSRAGFLKYSPEITLDPNTPHCQLLLSEGNRKVTWMNQPESYSRHPDRFTDWFQVLSRESLTGRCYWEVEWREDVYVAVAYKNISRAGGDECGFGWNDKSWAIICYQNGHEFVHNNIWTSVSGPVSSRVGVYLDHRAGILSFYSVSETMTLLHRVQTTFTQPLYAGVRVGLRGSAEFYKPK, encoded by the coding sequence atggagcagaaccagctgaacCGAGAAACCTTCTCCTGTtcgatctgtctggatctactgaaggatccggtgactattccctgtggacacagctactgtatgaagtgtattaaaaaacattgggatggagaggatcagaaaggaatccacagctgccctgagtgCAGGGAGACCTTGATACCGAGGCCTGCtctgaagaaaaacaccatgttagcagctttagtggagcagctgaagaaaactggactccaagctgcttCTGCTCATCActgctatgctggacctgaagatgtggcctgtgatgtctgcactggaagaaaactgaaagccatcaaGTCCTGTTCAGTCTGTCTGGCCTCTTACtgtgagaaacaccttcagcctcattatgTTTCAGCTCCATTtaagaaacacaagctggtggaaCCCTCCgagaacctccaggagaacatctgctctcttcatgatgaggtgatgaagatgttctgttgtactgatcagaagtgtatctgttatctctgctctgtggatgaacataaaggccatGACACAgtctcagctgcagcagaaaggacggagaggcagagagagctcCAGGTGAGaagagaaaacatccagcagagaatccaggacagagagaaagatgtgaagctgcttcaacaggagctggaggccatcaaccgctctgctgataaaacagtggagaacagtgagaagatcttcaatgagctgatccgtctcatccagaaaagaagatccgatgtgaagcagcagatcagatcccagcaggaaactgaagggagtcgagtcaaagagcttcaggagaagctggagcaggagatcattgagctgaagaggaaagacgctgagctgaagcagctctcagagaCAGAAgatcacaaccagtttctccacaactacccctcactgtcagcactcagtgagtctacacactcatccagcatcgagatccgtcctctgagctactttgaggatgtgacagcagctgtgtcagagctcagagatcaactacaggacatcctgagagacgCATGGACAAACACCTCCCTGAGACTCACTGAGGTAAATGTTtcactgtcagaaccagaaccaaagagcagagctgggTTTTTGAAATATTCACCTGAAATCACATTGGATCCAAACACACCACACTGTCAGCTGTTACTATCAGAGGGGAACCGGAAGGTGACATGGATGAATCAACCTGAGTCTTATTCTAGACACCCAGACAGATTCACTGACTGGTTTCAGGTTctgagtagagagagtctgactggacgttgttactgggaggtggagtggagagAGGATGTTTATGTAGCAGTTGCATACAAGAATATCAGCAGAGCAGGAGGGGATGAATGTGGATTTGGATGGAATGACAAATCTTGGGCAATAATTTGTTACCAAAACGGTCATGAATTTGTTCATAACAATATCTGGACCTCCGTCTCTGGTCCAGTttcctccagagtaggagtgtacctggatcacagagcaggtattctgtccttctacagcgtctctgaaaccatgactctcctccacagagtccagaccacgtTCACTCAGCCGCTATATGCTGGAGTTCGGGTTGGTCTTAgaggttctgctgagttctatAAACCCAAATAG
- the LOC118557043 gene encoding tripartite motif-containing protein 16-like protein has product MEQNQLDRETFSCSICLDLLKGPVTIPCGHSYCMKCIKGHWDGEDQRGIHSCPQCRETFIPRPVLKKNTMLAALVEQLKKTGLQAAPADHFYAGPEDVDDHNGHDTVPAAAERTERQIELEVRRENIQQRIQDREKDVKLLQQELEAINYSADKTVEDNEKIFRELIRLIQKRSSDVKQQIRSQQETEGSRVKELQEKLEQEIIELKRKDAELKQLSHTEDHNQFLHNYPSLLALSESTHSSSIKIRPLSYAEDVTAAVSERRDQLQDILRDAWTNISLRLTEVDISLSEPEPKSRAGFLKYSCEITLDPNTTHRYLALSEGNKKVTWMNQPQSYSSHPDRFIDWFQVLSRESLTGCFYWEVERRGLVHVAVAYKNISRAGRGEEHGFGFNDKSWVLICGKNDFQFGHNSIRTSISGPVSSRVGVYLDHRAGILSFYSVSKTMTLLHRVQTTFTQPLHAGLGVGFQSSAKFYKPKQK; this is encoded by the exons atggagcagaaccagctggaccgGGAAACCTTCTCCTGCtcgatctgtctggatctactgaagggtccggtgactattccctgtggacacagctactgtatgaagtGTATTAAAGGACACTGGGATGGAGAGGATCAGAGaggaatccacagctgccctcagtgcagggAGACCTTCATACCGAGGCCtgttctgaagaaaaacaccatgttagcagctttggtggagcagctgaagaagactggactccaagctgctcctgctgatcacttctatgctggacctgaagatgt GGATGACCATAACGGCCACGACACAgtcccagctgcagcagaaaggactgagaggcagatagagctggaggtgagacgagaaaacatccagcagagaatccaggacagagagaaagatgtgaagctgcttcaacaggagctggaggccatcaactactctgctgataaaacagtaGAGGACAATGAGAAGATCTTCAGGGAGCTGatccgtctcatccagaaaagaagctctgatgtgaagcagcagatcagatcccagcaggaaactgaagggagtcgagtcaaagagcttcaggagaagctggagcaggagataaTAGAGCTGAAGAGaaaagacgctgagctgaagcagctctcacacacagaggatcacaaccagtttctccacaactacccctcactgttagcactcagtgagtctacacactcatccagcatcaagatccgtcctctgagctacgccgaggatgtgacagcagctgtgtcagagcgcagagatcaactacaggacatcctgagagacgcatggacaaacatctcactgagactcactgaggtggatatttcactgtcagaaccagaaccgaagagcagagctggattcttgaaatattcatgtgaaatcacactggatccaaacacaACACACCGTTATCTGGCACTTTCAGAGGGGAACAAGAAGGTGACATGGATGAATCAACCTCAGTCTTATTCAAGTCACCCAGACAGATTCATTGATTGGTTTCAGGTTctgagtagagagagtctgactggaTGTTTTTACTGGGAGGTGGAGCGGAGAGGGTTAGTTCATGTAGCAGTCGCATACAAGAATATCAGCAGAGCAGGAAGAGGGGAGGAACATGGATTTGGATTTAATGATAAATCTTGGGTATTAATTTGTGGCAAAAACGATTTTCAATTTGGTCACAACAGCATCCGGACCTCCATCTCTGGTCCAGTttcctccagagtaggagtgtacctggatcacagagcaggtattctgtccttctacagcgtctctaaaaccatgactctcctccacagagtccagaccacgtTCACTCAGCCGCTACATGCTGGACTTGGGGTTGGTTTTCAAAGTTCTGCTAAGTTCTATAAACCCAAACAGAAATAA